One part of the Eulemur rufifrons isolate Redbay chromosome 16, OSU_ERuf_1, whole genome shotgun sequence genome encodes these proteins:
- the LOC138396979 gene encoding dol-P-Glc:Glc(2)Man(9)GlcNAc(2)-PP-Dol alpha-1,2-glucosyltransferase yields MGAGMAQLEGYYFSAALSCTFLVSCLLFSAFSRALREPYMDEIFHLPQAQRYCEGHFALSQWDPMITTLPGLYLVSVGVVKPASWIFGWSEHVVCSIGMLRFVNLLFSVGNFYLLYLLFRKLQPRNKAASSIQRILSTLTLAVFPTLYFFNFLYYTEAGSMFFTLFAYLMCLYGNHKTSALLGFCGFMFRQTNIIWAVFCAGNIIAQKLTEAWKTELQKKKEERLPSIKGPFSEFRKILQFLLAYSMSFKNLNMLFLLTWPYILLVFLFCVFVVVNGGIVIGDRSSHEACLHFPQLFYFFSFTLFFSFPHLLSPSKIKTFLCLVWKRKIQFFVITLVCVLLIWKFTYVHKYLLADNRHYTFYVWKRVFQRYDIVKYLLVPVYIFAGWSIADSLKSKSIFWNLMFFICLFTVTVPQKLLEFRYFVLPYVIYRLNIPLPTTFRLLCELACYAIVNSLTFYIFLNKTFQWPNSQDIQRFMW; encoded by the exons ATGGGGGCAGGAATGGCGCAGTTGGAGGGTTACTATTTCTCGGCTGCCTTGAGCTGTACCTTTTTAGTGTCTTGCCTCCTCTTCTCCGCCTTCAGCCGGGCGCTGCGAGAGCCCTACATGGACGAGATCTTCCACCTGCCGCAGGCGCAGCGCTACTGTGAGGGCCATTTCGCCCTCTCGCAG TGGGATCCCATGATTACTACATTACCTGGCTTATACCTGGTGTCAGTTGGAGTGGTCAAACCTGCCAGTTGGATCTTTGGATGGTCTGAACATGTTGTCTGCTCTATTGGGATGCTCAGATTTGTTAATCTTCTCTTCAGTGTTGGCAacttttatttactatatttgcTTTTCCGCAAGTTACAACCCAGAAACAAg gcTGCCTCAAGTATCCAGAGAATCTTGTCGACATTAACATTAGCAGTATTTcccacactttatttttttaactttctttattaTACAGAAGCAGGATCCATGTTTTTTACTCTTTTTGCATATTTGATGTGTCTTTATGGAAATCACAAAACTTCAGCATTGCTTGGATTTTGTGGCTTCATGTTTCGTCAAACAAATATCATCTGGGCTGTCTTCTGCGCAGGAAATATCATTGCACAAAAGTTAACTGAAGCTTGGAAAACTGAgctacaaaagaagaaagaagaaagacttcCCTCTATCAAAGGACCAttttcagaattcagaaaaattcttcaatttcttttggCTTATTCCATGTCCTTTAAGAACTTgaatatgctttttcttttgaCTTGGCCCTACATCCTTCTGgtatttctgttttgtgtttttgtggtgGTTAATGGTGGAATTGTTATTGGTGATCGGAGTAGTCATGAAGcctgtcttcattttcctcagctattctactttttctcatttactctctttttttcctttcctcacctACTGTCTCCTAGCAAAATTAAGACTTTTCTTTGCTTAGTTTGGAAGCGTAAAATTCAGTTTTTTGTGATTACCTTAGTCTGTGTACTTTTAATTTGGAAATTCACTTATGTTCATAAATACTTGCTAGCAGACAATAGACATTATACATTCTATGTGTGGAAAAGAGTTTTTCAGAGGTATGACATTGTGAAATATTTGTTGGTTCCGGTCTATATATTTGCTGGTTGGAGTATAGCTGACTCATTGAAATCAAAATCAATTTTCTGgaatttaatgtttttcatatgcttgttcaCTGTTACAGTTCCTCAGAAACTGCTAGAATTTCGTTACTTCGTTTTACCGTATGTTATTTATAGGCTTAACATACCTCTGCCAACCACATTCAGACTTCTTTGTGAACTGGCTTGTTATGCAATTGTTAATTCtctaactttttatatatttctgaacAAGACTTTTCAGTGGCCAAATAGTCAGGATATTCAAAGGTTTATGTGGTAA